A window of Cryptomeria japonica chromosome 3, Sugi_1.0, whole genome shotgun sequence contains these coding sequences:
- the LOC131029866 gene encoding probable 1-deoxy-D-xylulose-5-phosphate synthase 2, chloroplastic has product MASMRNVTSATLLHSTDAHSFTGTPSSSFCSPIKIKFQSTTPSRSLNCETARRKGWNVRAKAGNSEQGRKLNVTEMARKIMSSVEKPLTPLLDTVTYPKHLKNLSLQDLNQLAGELRSEIISVVSKVGGHLGSGLGVVDLTLALHHVFDLPQDKIIWDVGHQCYSHKILTGRRSKMHTIRQTSGLAGFPKRDESEYDAFGVGHSSTSISAALGMAAGRDLLRKGNHVVAVIGDGAMTAGQAYEAMNNAGYLDSNLIIILNDDNHVSLPVEALSSIQSSTQLGEAAEGLVKHIGEQTHEIVSKVEEYAGGLMSSSTFSMFEELGLYYIGPVDGHDIEAMVSILDKVKSMPATGPVLIHLVTEKGKGYPPAENAADKLHGVMKFEPATGKQFKPKTSNLTYTQCFAESLIAEAKQDSKIVAIHAAMGGGTGLNYFQKEFPDRCFDVGIAEQHAVTFAAGLATEGLKPFCAIHSTFLQRGYDQVAHDVDLQKLPVRFAIDRAGLVGGDGPTHCGAFDIAYMACLPNMVVMAPSDEVELMHMVATAVSIDDRPSCFRFPRGNGLGLGNLPLNNKGQPLEIGKGRILVEGTRVAILGFGSIVQNCLEARRMLNDQGISVTIADARFCKPLDTKLITQLAREHEILVTVEEGSIGGFGSHVSHFLALNGMLDGNLKWRAMVLPDRYINHGSPKDQIEEAGLSAKQIAATVFSLLGKPHASLFQLNSL; this is encoded by the exons ATGGCTTCAATGCGTAACGTGACTTCTGCAACGCTCCTTCACTCGACCGATGCCCATTCATTTACAGGAACGCCCAGTTCATCTTTTTGCTCGCCCATTAAGATCAAATTTCAATCGACAACTCCGAGCAGATCTCTTAACTGTGAGACTGCGAGAAgaaag GGCTGGAATGTGCGTGCAAAAGCCGGCAACTCCGAACAAGGAAGGAAACTGAATGTCACGGAGATGGCAAGAAAGATTATGTCTTCAGTGGAAAAGCCTCTTACACCTTTGCTTGACACCGTCACTTATCCCAAGCACCTTAAGAATCTCTCTCTCCAG GATTTGAATCAGCTGGCTGGTGAACTGAGATCAGAAATTATATCAGTTGTCTCAAAAGTTGGAGGACACCTGGGTTCTGGTCTGGGTGTTGTGGATCTCACTTTAGCTCTCCATCACGTCTTCGATCTCCCACAGGATAAGATCATTTGGGACGTGGGTCATCAG TGCTATTCACACAAGATATTGACAGGAAGAAGGTCGAAGATGCACACAATCAGACAGACTTCAGGGCTGGCCGGATTTCCAAAGCGAGATGAAAGCGAATATGACGCATTTGGCGTTGGGCACAGCTCCACCAGTATTTCTGCAGCCCTGGGAATGGCGGCTGGAAGAGACTTGTTAAGAAAAGGAAATCATGTGGTGGCTGTGATAGGGGACGGGGCAATGACTGCTGGTCAGGCATACGAGGCCATGAATAATGCAGGCTATCTCGACTCCAATCTTATCATCATTCTCAACGACGATAACCACGTCTCTCTCCCTGTCGAAGCCCTCTCTAGCATCCAGTCATCCACCCAATTGGGAGAAGCTGCAGAG GGCTTGGTGAAGCACATTGGGGAGCAAACTCATGAAATTGTATCAAAAGTGGAGGAGTATGCAGGAGGATTGATGAGTTCATCAACATTTTCCATGTTTGAGGAACTGGGATTGTACTACATTGGGCCTGTGGACGGGCATGACATTGAAGCCATGGTTAGCATCTTGGACAAGGTGAAAAGCATGCCTGCCACAGGACCTGTGCTGATTCATTTGGTGACAGAGAAGGGAAAGGGATATCCTCCCGCTGAAAATGCTGCTGATAAATTACATGGAGTGATGAAGTTCGAGCCAGCAACTGGCAAACAATTCAAGCCCAAGACCTCCAATCTGACCTACACTCAATGCTTTGCAGAATCCCTGATTGCAGAGGCTAAACAGGACAGTAAAATAGTGGCAATCCATGCAGCCATGGGCGGAGGCACAGGGCTCAATTATTTCCAGAAAGAGTTCCCTGATCGTTGCTTTGATGTGGGCATTGCAGAGCAACATGCTGTTACATTTGCCGCAGGGTTGGCCACAGAAGGCCTCAAGCCCTTCTGTGCCATTCACTCCACTTTTCTGCAGAGGGGCTATGACCAA GTTGCCCATGATGTAGATTTACAAAAGTTGCCAGTGCGTTTTGCAATTGATCGAGCTGGACTAGTGGGAGGAGATGGCCCAACTCACTGTGGAGCATTTGACATCGCCTACATGGCGTGCTTACCCAACATGGTTGTGATGGCTCCTTCTGACGAGGTTGAGCTCATGCACATGGTCGCCACTGCTGTTTCCATTGATGATCGCCCTTCTTGTTTCAGGTTCCCCAGGGGCAATGGCCTTGGCCTCGGCAATTTGCCTTTAAATAATAAAGGTCAACCTCTTGAG ATTGGCAAGGGTCGCATTTTAGTGGAAGGCACGCGAGTAGCAATTCTAGGGTTTGGTTCCATTGTACAAAACTGCTTGGAAGCAAGGAGAATGCTGAATGATCAAGGCATATCAGTAACTATTGCAGATGCTCGTTTCTGCAAGCCTCTAGATACAAAATTGATAACACAGTTGGCGAGAGAACACGAAATCCTTGTGAcagtggaggaaggatcaatcggAGGCTTTGGATCTCATGTCTCCCACTTCCTTGCCTTGAATGGGATGCTCGATGGTAACCTTAAG TGGAGAGCAATGGTTTTGCCAGACAGATACATCAATCATGGATCTCCAAAGGATCAAATTGAAGAAGCAGGATTGTCTGCCAAGCAAATTGCAGCAACAGTTTTCTCTCTTCTGGGCAAGCCTCACGCTTCTCTCTTCCAGCTCAACTCACTGTAA